GGATATCTTGCTACTTGAGAAGAAAACTAAGAATGAGCCGAGAACACAGATAAGGAAGCCGCCATTAAATCCCCAAACAACTCTTCAAGGCTGGTATATATTCTACAtggtaaatgtaaaaaaaatgttttttaAGGATGATCGGAAAGATAATACCTATGGCTCAAACCTGCAAAGTTGCTAGAGCTTGTTTGAGATCACCGCCTACAAACCCTATGGTTCAAGCAATGTGGTTCATTCCAGCCTAGGGCAGTCTCCTTGCAAATGAAGTACTAAGAGATCAACTCTTTGAGCACCATCATCTGAGACTAAGGTTGTAATGAACTCGGCAAGACAAAGAAGTACCATCAAAAATGATCATGTCAAATCCACGTTTTAACATTCTGAAGCGACAGTTTCATTTGGGGCCGAACCAGCTTGGGCCGATGATTGAATTCCGTCTTCCTTGAGTTGACCATGCTGCCTTTTATCCAATTCAGCATCGGTGAACACTTCTGATTGTAATGAAGGCGAAATTTTATTGACCCGAGACCATGTTAGTTCCCATAAACTATCTCCACTGGAATCACTCCGAGGCACAAGAACTCCAGCTGCTTTCATTACAAGCAATGAATTCTTGAGAAGCTCAGGAACGAGCTCCTGGAGTGTCTCACTTCTTCTGCCTCTGATTTTAACCGTCGTATAATTTTCCATCCTTCTTATTACTGCAATCCACAGGTCTCGGAATGTTGCTGACTTCATAATTTCATTGATAGAGAGTAAAAACACTTTAGATAGGAGTTTCATCACAATCACGAGTGTGGCTTCTATATTTCGGTACATCTTTGAAGAGTTTCCTTGAGCAATTTCAAGAAAGGTGTCTAGCATTGGAAATATGACCAGGTCAAAGCACTGTAACCATAACTGCTGTGAGAGATGGATTTCTTGGACTGCACTCAAGCACTTCTGAAATGATAAAAGGGCGTGAGCTCGGACCTCTTCTCGATTATCCAAACACATTTTGTGCAATGCTTGAACCAGCCTTAGCCACATTTCCCCAATATCTTTTGACAGCATGACCGCGTCCTCCTCGGTAATACCTTCACGGGTTTCTGATGCCCACCGGCCCAAAGAGGTGACTGATCCCGACATGAGATCCAATGCATGAATGGATCGCTTTACTTCACCAACACGAGAGTCGGCAAATTGCCTTGCAGCTTCAATACAAAGTACGAAGTTTGAAGGCAACAGGTGGGCCCCATCACTCATTATGTATGAGACTGCATTGAATCCAGCTTCAGAAGCCTCGGGATGCCGAGCTGTGATGGCAAGCAGAGACAAAACAACCCGCCAACCCATTTGTGATCTTATATGACCCGCATTCGTTTTCACTAATTGCCCAACTTCTTGTGTGATCTGCTCACAGTACGCATCAGCAACTCGAGCATCAAGCTTCAAAACTAGTTGAAGCGAACTTAAAAGTTCGTCAACTAGGTTCTCTTTGTAAGGAAGTAACCGCTGGCAAATTCGGAGAAGCCCGAAAACTGCCTTTTCAATCAAAGtacatggcatactagttgattgAACAATATTAGATATGTGCCCATATACCGCCTGCCACAAAAATGATATTCTATCTCGATTGTTCAGAGTAATTGCAATCAGTAATTCAAGACAGAAGGCAGCACTAACTTCATTTAAAAGATAGCCACCCTCTTTCTGTATTTGACCTGCGGCCATGATTGCACGTACAAGGTCCATCAATGAATCAGCCTGCAAAAATTTACTCTCAGTAAAAATATTGCTGATCTGGCACTTCTGGATAGTCTCAAGGATTTCTTGCTGAGCAGCAAGTTCTTCTTCAGTTGGCTGTGATCTAGGCTCCTCTGAGTCAAAGGACAACAGTTGACTAAAGCGGCCCATAAAACCCGAGGATTTCTTGGAGTTGATAACAGTTGTTGATAAGTGAGGTGAAGATAATGTATTTGCAAAAGGCTTTCCAGGGACAGCCGGGTCATCTGAAGCATCATAGAGAAACCCCGACCGAAGAAAGCCAAACTCATAAAATTGTAAAATACAGTCGAGTAAGTTTTGCCAGCCTGAACGGATATAATCGCCGTATATATTTGCAATACTGAACACGGCTGTGGTTGCCATCTTAGCCTTTGTGTCACTACTATAGGTGAAAAGAAACTCTTCAAGATAAGATGGGTTCAGAAGAGTTGTGAACTTGCAAAGAGAGATGACCATATCATTAAGAACAGATTCAAGATGAAAGGAGGCCGCAATCTTCGCAGCAGCTAAATAGCCATCAATGCACAATCGGTAAACAGCCTCATCCTCGGCATGATCAAATACAACAGAGATGGCAGCAATAGTGGGACCTGCTATTATACCATACATTTCCCTATCAAGATACGGCTTGTTGGCTGTTAGAATATATGGAGAAGTAACTCTGGATCTTTGAATCAGATTAATCCAACGGCTATGACTCATCTCCGGGAAACCCGAACCCTGTTCAGGAGTCATACGTATTTCATTCTTGCAGATAGAGTGGTATAACTCGGATAGGTATTCCCGAGGGAGATCATTGCCACCATTGATCCGCCGATTATTCCGAacaaaatcctcttctttcatctTCTTTTTCACTTGCGTGTTGTGTTGATCGGTGTTCAGCATAATTAGTGAATAAGACAGCACAAGTGCTGCATCCTTGTCAGCTAATATGTCCGGTGACTGCTCATAGTATCTCTCTGAGAAAGCCTCAAGCACTCTATGTATCTTTTGTGACTCTCCTGGAAGTTTGAACGTTTCCAAAAAGATCCGCAATGCAATATCCAAATTCATACCCTCAAAATCAAAAGTCCGGGCAAATTCATAGAGAACTTGGACACAAAACTCATCATGATTTCCTAGGTAATCTCCTATAAGGTTCTTATCTAACCCAGCTGTACACCTCAGAAAGCAAGCCACACTTTGAGCATCAAGTTTCTCCGGCAATAAGTGTGTCTCTTGAAGAAACTCCAACCCTTTCTTTGTGCCCTGATTGAAGTGATCAGCAGCAATCATTAAACGTTGTTTGATGTATTTCGTCTGGCGAACAAAAGGAACCCAATAGCTGGGTTGCTCATAATTCTCAGGCTTAAAGAACCAAAATGGTTTATACACCTCAAGCTTGAAAATAGAGTTGTCTGGCATAAAGGGCCCACTCCCTATTCTCTCAGCCATTCCCTCGATTACTGCAATCAAGCCCTCCAAAGCAAGAATATGCAAGGTAGAAAGTGGACTGTTAACCGGAAATGCACTCCTTGATAACAAATTAATCAGATCTTCAAATATATTTCTCGAGGTGAGATCACAATCAAAGTTAGCATACAACTCATTCATAAATGTTTTCTGTCTACAAAAGTCAACAAGAGCCTCCATTGCAACTTCTTGCTGCTGATAAGAAGCCCCATATTTGCTCTCAGCAAGCCTCAAAATCACAGAAGAAAAGAATGCCTCCAACTGTAGTTTCAGCTTAGTACGCAAGTGAATATATAGACTAAGAACAATGCTATAAACCATGGAAAGAATGAGAGGACTCATAGACAGACCAAATTGCATTAGATTCCAAAACAGATCATCTTGTATCAACTTTAGTAATTTTGAGTGCTTGTGGAATGAGGAACCACCTAGTTCAATGGCGGAACTTATTAGGCCTAAGGCAAACAGGGGTACATCTTCATCGAAAGCAACAGTATTGGATTTTGGACCCATTCCTGTGTGCTCGGTAACATTTAACAAAGAACACAAGAACTGGAGGATCTCAACTACACAAGGGATGCCAAATGGCTGCTTCATGAGGTGTGGATCACTTTGGACAGTATCAACAATTTCAGTTTCAGGGCTTACACTCTTGACCACGGGAGCAGAAGTAGAAGTACTATCTAATGAAGACGGCTCGACATTTT
The Silene latifolia isolate original U9 population chromosome 11, ASM4854445v1, whole genome shotgun sequence genome window above contains:
- the LOC141611726 gene encoding ARF guanine-nucleotide exchange factor GNOM-like, which codes for MVETGVIMHYLEMQPAIDGTSNNSSLACIINAEIGAVLAVMRRNVRWGNRFISADDQFEHSLIQSLKSLRKKIFSWHSQWHSINPVLYLQPFLDVIRSEETGAPITSVALSSVYKILTIDCFSVNTINIQDAMHLIVDSVTSCHFEVTDPASEEVVLMKIVQVLLACVKSKASTVLTNQHVCTIVDTCFRVVQQTGTKGELLQRIARHSMHELVRTIFSRLPEFDSTYSELGSEGCFIDHEIQKPNGNPSSVAPQSVSEDLTPQNVEPSSLDSTSTSAPVVKSVSPETEIVDTVQSDPHLMKQPFGIPCVVEILQFLCSLLNVTEHTGMGPKSNTVAFDEDVPLFALGLISSAIELGGSSFHKHSKLLKLIQDDLFWNLMQFGLSMSPLILSMVYSIVLSLYIHLRTKLKLQLEAFFSSVILRLAESKYGASYQQQEVAMEALVDFCRQKTFMNELYANFDCDLTSRNIFEDLINLLSRSAFPVNSPLSTLHILALEGLIAVIEGMAERIGSGPFMPDNSIFKLEVYKPFWFFKPENYEQPSYWVPFVRQTKYIKQRLMIAADHFNQGTKKGLEFLQETHLLPEKLDAQSVACFLRCTAGLDKNLIGDYLGNHDEFCVQVLYEFARTFDFEGMNLDIALRIFLETFKLPGESQKIHRVLEAFSERYYEQSPDILADKDAALVLSYSLIMLNTDQHNTQVKKKMKEEDFVRNNRRINGGNDLPREYLSELYHSICKNEIRMTPEQGSGFPEMSHSRWINLIQRSRVTSPYILTANKPYLDREMYGIIAGPTIAAISVVFDHAEDEAVYRLCIDGYLAAAKIAASFHLESVLNDMVISLCKFTTLLNPSYLEEFLFTYSSDTKAKMATTAVFSIANIYGDYIRSGWQNLLDCILQFYEFGFLRSGFLYDASDDPAVPGKPFANTLSSPHLSTTVINSKKSSGFMGRFSQLLSFDSEEPRSQPTEEELAAQQEILETIQKCQISNIFTESKFLQADSLMDLVRAIMAAGQIQKEGGYLLNEVSAAFCLELLIAITLNNRDRISFLWQAVYGHISNIVQSTSMPCTLIEKAVFGLLRICQRLLPYKENLVDELLSSLQLVLKLDARVADAYCEQITQEVGQLVKTNAGHIRSQMGWRVVLSLLAITARHPEASEAGFNAVSYIMSDGAHLLPSNFVLCIEAARQFADSRVGEVKRSIHALDLMSGSVTSLGRWASETREGITEEDAVMLSKDIGEMWLRLVQALHKMCLDNREEVRAHALLSFQKCLSAVQEIHLSQQLWLQCFDLVIFPMLDTFLEIAQGNSSKMYRNIEATLVIVMKLLSKVFLLSINEIMKSATFRDLWIAVIRRMENYTTVKIRGRRSETLQELVPELLKNSLLVMKAAGVLVPRSDSSGDSLWELTWSRVNKISPSLQSEVFTDAELDKRQHGQLKEDGIQSSAQAGSAPNETVASEC